Below is a window of Xiphias gladius isolate SHS-SW01 ecotype Sanya breed wild unplaced genomic scaffold, ASM1685928v1 HiC_scaffold_427, whole genome shotgun sequence DNA.
TCTTCAATGGACTCTCCTTAACTCTGGCAGGCGGACCCTCATCAGGTGACCCGTCTTTGGCTGATGTCTCCTCAGCTGGACTGCTTGGACATTGGCTAACAGCTAGTTCCTGTTCAGCTGAGCCAGCAGCGTCTGTTTTTACATCAGCTTCCTGTCCCTCAGATGAGTTAGGCGTGTTTTTAATGCCGTCACAGGAGCGAATAACAGCTGAGCCTGCATcagcaggaggaggtgtggctgaaggctcttcacCTCTGGGCTCTACCTGAGCCTCACCATCAGCTGGACTGGCTTGCCCTCGGCTAACAGCTAGTTCCTCtacagctgagccagcagcgtctgtttctgcagcagcttccAGTCCCTCAGATGAGTGAGGCGTGTTTTTAATGCCGTCACAGGAACGAAAAACGGCTGAGCCTGCATCattaggaggaggaggtgtggctgaaggctcttcaaCTCTGGGCTCTTCCTCAGCCTCATTGTCTGGAGATAGGTCTTCGTCCAAGTCATCCATCGGTAAGACCGCCATTTTCTCCAAACAATCCTccacactgaataaaacatgacaatgaatCAATGGATCACTTAGTCAGTAAACAAACCTCCTTTAATCCAATCGTATCTATTCAACCCTACTGAGACCAAAACACAGTCACTTACTACAAGCTGGTCTCTATATCGCCCATCAGATGAGCCATTGTGGCAAAGGGGTGCTCGAGAGCCTTCCCCGGAGTGATCCTCTTCTCTGGGTCGGTGTTTAGAAGGCTCTTCAGGAGGCTGACGAAAGCTCTTTGATCCACTAGCTCAATGGATTCCTGTGTCTCTGGGTCatgctggatttaaaacaaagtaggTGAGAGTTCAGTTgaactgcttcctgtctctcagcGACAGATCAAATTGGTATGAATTCATTCTTTAGTCATGAAATGGACCACTTACAGTCATCAGGTCATCCAGACTTCTAAGAGCGCTCTTCCATGTTTCGGGCTCAATTCCAGTGCCAAGCTGGTATTCCCTtggggtctacaggaacaaaacaggcAAGTCAGATACTTCTTCCTTACTGTCTAATTGGGCCATAAAAAACTGTGAACAACTGAACAaggttaaaataccttcatccaccatcttgggTTGTCCCAGTGCTGGTTCGCCTTAAAAAACTTGTGGGTGTAGTCCCCAGCACTGAggaggtggtcagctggctggcccagAACGTCTACAATGCCTTTCATCTGGAGAGAGAATataaagaatcacatcagccgACATCCTACATCAAAACCCCTTTGCTGGGTTTGGATATGTGTCTGGGGCAGAATATAACAGTCTTTGCATTTAAATCTAGACACATTTGGTTACTTACCGACTGGTACTCGCAGTTAATCGCAAACGGGTGTTCGGCGAGGTACAAGAACCCAAGCAGGCAGCCAAGACTCCACATGTCTATGGCCTCGGACACGGGAAGGCCCAGGATGACTTCAGGTGCCCTGTGTAGAATCACGAGAATcacaagagctattaagtactttgtcaaattcagcatgCGTACTGAAGATTGAAACAACCTCTgctggatcatttacagcatacacacaactgcaaacatgttaaaagatgaGCTTTGCAGATTGAACCTACCTGTAACCCAGAGGCTGAATTGACATCCCACGTGCCTCTTCTCGGGTAGCGGGAAAGGCCAAAATCAATTAGTTTGACTCTGAAGGGCTCAGTGTCGTGGTTCGCCAGCATTATGttgtctggcttcaggtctGAGTGTACGACGCCTATACCCTTCAGGGCCAAAGGCCGccagcaactgcagagacaaaggacaCAATGTAGATGGTTAAAGATACCGTTGACCAGGCTGCGGGCTTAAACAGATCAAGAAGTAAGAGTTATGCTACTTCAGTATGTAACTTCTTTCTCAACAGTCTGAGTATATTGTCATCTCATGTCGA
It encodes the following:
- the LOC120787666 gene encoding homeodomain-interacting protein kinase 1-like; protein product: MSIQPLGYRAPEVILGLPVSEAIDMWSLGCLLGFLYLAEHPFAINCEYQSMKGIVDVLGQPADHLLSAGDYTHKFFKANQHWDNPRWWMKTPREYQLGTGIEPETWKSALRSLDDLMTHDPETQESIELVDQRAFVSLLKSLLNTDPEKRITPGKALEHPFATMAHLMGDIETSLYVEDCLEKMAVLPMDDLDEDLSPDNEAEEEPRVEEPSATPPPPNDAGSAVFRSCDGIKNTPHSSEGLEAAAETDAAGSAVEELAVSRGQASPADGEAQVEPRGEEPSATPPPADAGSAVIRSCDGIKNTPNSSEGQEADVKTDAAGSAEQELAVSQCPSSPAEETSAKDGSPDEGPPAR